In Limosilactobacillus sp. WILCCON 0051, a single window of DNA contains:
- a CDS encoding valine--tRNA ligase: MSEKNMSTKFNPASIEEGRYQWWIDEGFFKPSGDKKAKPYSIVIPPPNVTGKLHLGHAWDTTLQDMIIRQKRMQGYDVLWLPGMDHAGIATQAKVEARLREQGISRYDLGREKFIQQVWDWKDEYADIIHKQWAKMGISVDYDRERFTLDEGLNKAVRKVFVDLYNKGLIYRATYIINWDPQARTALSDMEVIHKDDKGAFYHVKYPFTDGTTFNGKDYIEVATTRPETMFGDEAVAVNPNDERYKELVGKHVMVPLVNREIEIIADDYVTPEFGTGMVKITPAHDPNDFLVGKRHNLPELNTMNEDASLNENAGKYCGMDRFEARKAIVKDLEDGGYMLKIDPIVHSVGHSERTGVQVESRLSTQWFVKMKPLAEKALANQKTADRVNFVPERFEHTFNQWMENVHDWVISRQLWWGHRIPAWYNKQTGEMYVGMEAPKDAENWEQDKDVLDTWFSSALWPFSTMGWPDTDSADFKRYFPTNTLVSGYDIIFFWVARMIFQSLEFTGKAPFRNVLLHGLIRDEQGRKMSKSLGNGIDPMDVIEKYGTDALRWFLVTGSTPGQDIRFSYKKMDAAWNFINKIWNASRYVIMNLGDMQNAPKLPAKDKWDLADRWILSRLNATIKQVTDQFESFDFGEACRCLYNFIWNDFCDWYIEMTKEKLNNGTEAEKADTKNILGYVLDQTLKLMHPIMPFVTEALWQDMPHEGKSIMIADYPVVHDEFADEKSEEQMKRLIELITAVRNIRNEANAPMSKPVDLLIKTDDQAAADMLLANADYIKRFCHPADLQIATDTQAPKLAMSGIVTGAEVYIPMAELVDLKEEQARMEKEIAKLEKEVQRSEKKLGNEKFVNNAPEAVVAEERAKAVEWKQKLEAAQARLASLQNA; this comes from the coding sequence ATGTCAGAAAAGAACATGTCCACCAAGTTCAACCCAGCTTCGATTGAAGAAGGGCGCTACCAGTGGTGGATCGATGAAGGGTTCTTTAAGCCAAGCGGTGATAAGAAAGCCAAGCCATACTCAATCGTTATTCCACCTCCTAACGTTACTGGCAAGCTGCACTTGGGTCATGCCTGGGATACCACGCTGCAGGATATGATTATTCGGCAAAAGCGGATGCAGGGCTATGACGTTTTGTGGCTGCCAGGGATGGACCACGCCGGCATTGCAACGCAGGCTAAGGTTGAAGCACGGCTGCGCGAACAAGGTATTTCACGTTATGACCTGGGTCGCGAAAAGTTTATTCAACAAGTATGGGACTGGAAAGACGAATATGCCGACATCATCCACAAACAGTGGGCTAAGATGGGAATCTCAGTTGACTACGATCGTGAACGCTTTACCCTTGACGAGGGCCTGAACAAAGCTGTTCGCAAGGTTTTCGTCGATTTATACAATAAGGGACTGATCTACCGGGCAACCTACATTATCAATTGGGATCCACAGGCACGGACGGCGCTTTCCGATATGGAGGTTATCCACAAAGATGACAAGGGTGCCTTCTACCACGTTAAGTATCCATTTACCGATGGCACGACGTTTAATGGCAAAGACTACATTGAAGTTGCTACGACGCGTCCTGAAACCATGTTTGGCGATGAGGCCGTTGCCGTAAACCCAAATGATGAACGCTACAAGGAACTGGTCGGCAAGCATGTTATGGTGCCGCTGGTCAACCGTGAGATCGAAATCATTGCTGATGACTACGTAACGCCTGAATTTGGTACTGGGATGGTTAAGATTACGCCGGCTCACGATCCAAACGACTTCCTAGTTGGCAAGCGTCACAACCTGCCAGAACTCAATACGATGAATGAAGATGCCTCGCTGAATGAAAATGCCGGCAAGTACTGCGGGATGGATCGTTTCGAGGCACGTAAGGCAATCGTCAAAGATCTGGAAGATGGCGGCTATATGCTGAAGATCGATCCAATCGTACACTCCGTTGGTCACTCTGAACGGACCGGCGTACAGGTTGAATCTCGGCTTTCAACGCAGTGGTTCGTTAAGATGAAGCCATTGGCAGAAAAAGCATTGGCCAACCAAAAGACGGCTGATCGGGTCAACTTTGTCCCAGAACGTTTCGAGCACACCTTTAATCAATGGATGGAAAACGTGCATGACTGGGTTATCTCACGTCAATTATGGTGGGGTCACCGGATTCCGGCTTGGTATAACAAACAAACCGGTGAAATGTATGTTGGCATGGAAGCACCAAAAGACGCTGAAAACTGGGAGCAGGACAAAGATGTGCTTGATACCTGGTTTAGCTCGGCATTGTGGCCATTCTCAACGATGGGCTGGCCTGACACTGATTCTGCTGACTTTAAGCGCTACTTCCCAACCAACACGCTGGTCAGCGGTTACGACATCATTTTCTTCTGGGTTGCCCGGATGATCTTCCAATCGCTGGAATTTACCGGTAAGGCGCCATTCCGCAATGTCTTGCTGCACGGCTTGATTCGTGATGAACAGGGCCGTAAGATGAGTAAGTCCTTGGGTAACGGGATTGATCCAATGGACGTCATCGAAAAGTATGGTACGGATGCTTTGCGCTGGTTCCTGGTTACGGGTTCCACGCCAGGTCAAGACATTCGTTTCTCCTATAAGAAGATGGATGCAGCTTGGAACTTCATCAACAAGATCTGGAATGCCAGCCGTTATGTAATCATGAATCTTGGTGACATGCAGAATGCGCCAAAGCTGCCGGCCAAAGACAAGTGGGATCTGGCAGACCGTTGGATTTTGAGTCGTTTGAATGCAACGATCAAGCAGGTTACCGATCAATTTGAGTCATTTGACTTTGGTGAAGCTTGCCGCTGTCTGTACAACTTTATCTGGAACGATTTCTGTGACTGGTACATTGAAATGACCAAAGAAAAGCTCAACAATGGTACTGAAGCAGAAAAAGCCGACACCAAGAACATTTTAGGCTACGTGCTCGACCAAACGCTTAAACTGATGCATCCAATCATGCCATTCGTTACTGAGGCGCTGTGGCAAGATATGCCGCATGAAGGCAAGTCAATCATGATTGCTGACTACCCAGTGGTTCATGATGAATTTGCAGATGAAAAATCAGAAGAACAGATGAAGCGTCTGATCGAACTGATTACGGCCGTGCGCAATATTCGCAATGAAGCCAATGCGCCAATGTCTAAGCCAGTCGATCTGCTGATCAAGACAGATGATCAAGCTGCCGCTGACATGCTTTTGGCCAATGCAGACTACATCAAGCGATTCTGCCATCCTGCTGATCTGCAGATTGCTACCGATACGCAGGCGCCAAAACTAGCCATGAGCGGGATCGTTACCGGTGCTGAAGTCTACATTCCAATGGCTGAACTGGTTGACCTAAAAGAGGAACAGGCACGGATGGAAAAAGAGATTGCTAAGCTGGAAAAGGAAGTTCAACGTTCCGAAAAGAAGCTTGGCAACGAAAAATTTGTCAATAATGCTCCTGAAGCCGTCGTAGCCGAAGAACGCGCTAAGGCAGTCGAATGGAAGCAAAAGCTGGAAGCAGCCCAAGCACGTCTTGCTTCGCTGCAGAATGCTTAA
- a CDS encoding folylpolyglutamate synthase/dihydrofolate synthase family protein yields the protein MTNIQNYDDALAFIHGRTKFKKIPTLKRMQRFLKELGNPQEKLSYLHVTGTNGKGSTVAMLRSLLMASGLTVGTFTSPFIVRFNERISLNGQPISDDELVKAAQKVAPVVDYLDQVLPEGGPTEFEIDTAIMFTWFAQKKPDVVILEVGIGGLYDSTNVIVPAVSGIVTVGYDHMHVLGDTLAEIACQKAGIIKPNVPVVIGRLPEAARQTIIADAQKKQAPLYENGRQFTAKKINRHQLKNEIEYDGLMLHRQRFQLGLAGEYQVDNAAVALTMAQLYLKRLGVPIDVQAFQNGLANTRWPGRLEIVNDSPLVVLDGAHNLPGMQALTTTLQNDFKEMEIYVLVAILADKQYQLMLGEIASLPNVHLMLTNFAGPGPKRPSADLKKAAADIKTHWPIETASSWQEGLLRLSREVSADDAILITGSLYFISEVRRFFC from the coding sequence ATGACAAATATTCAGAACTATGATGATGCCCTGGCATTTATTCATGGCCGGACCAAGTTTAAAAAGATTCCAACTCTGAAACGGATGCAGCGATTTTTAAAAGAACTTGGCAATCCCCAAGAAAAGCTCAGCTATCTGCACGTTACCGGCACCAATGGCAAGGGCTCAACCGTAGCAATGCTGCGCTCGCTCCTAATGGCAAGTGGCTTGACGGTAGGGACTTTTACCTCGCCGTTTATTGTCCGCTTTAATGAGCGGATCTCACTGAATGGCCAGCCGATTTCGGATGATGAGCTGGTAAAGGCTGCCCAAAAGGTGGCCCCCGTTGTTGATTATCTAGATCAAGTATTGCCCGAGGGTGGTCCTACCGAATTTGAGATTGATACAGCAATTATGTTTACCTGGTTTGCACAAAAAAAGCCAGATGTTGTAATTCTTGAGGTGGGAATTGGCGGCCTTTATGACTCAACTAATGTGATTGTGCCAGCTGTCAGTGGTATTGTTACGGTTGGCTACGATCATATGCATGTTTTGGGGGATACGTTGGCTGAGATTGCATGCCAAAAAGCAGGTATCATCAAACCAAATGTACCGGTAGTGATTGGCAGACTGCCTGAGGCTGCGCGGCAGACAATCATAGCAGATGCGCAAAAAAAACAGGCGCCATTATATGAAAACGGGCGACAGTTTACGGCTAAAAAAATAAATCGTCATCAGCTGAAAAACGAGATTGAATATGATGGGCTGATGCTTCATCGTCAACGATTCCAGCTGGGACTGGCTGGTGAATATCAGGTTGATAATGCTGCCGTTGCTCTTACCATGGCGCAGCTTTATTTGAAACGACTGGGCGTGCCGATTGACGTCCAGGCTTTTCAAAATGGCTTGGCCAATACACGCTGGCCGGGGCGGTTGGAAATCGTCAACGACTCGCCATTGGTTGTTTTAGACGGTGCTCATAATCTACCCGGAATGCAGGCTTTGACGACAACGCTGCAGAATGATTTTAAAGAAATGGAAATCTATGTTTTGGTAGCAATTTTGGCCGATAAACAATATCAGTTAATGTTGGGAGAGATTGCCAGTCTGCCCAATGTTCATTTGATGCTGACCAATTTTGCCGGCCCGGGTCCCAAACGGCCAAGCGCTGATTTAAAAAAAGCAGCTGCAGACATCAAGACGCATTGGCCAATTGAGACGGCATCCAGCTGGCAAGAGGGATTGCTGAGGCTATCAAGGGAAGTTTCAGCCGATGATGCAATTCTGATTACCGGCTCGTTATACTTTATTTCAGAAGTTCGGCGTTTTTTTTGCTGA
- a CDS encoding JAB domain-containing protein yields MTEKTCQQRYVALVNMVFDQEGDLANHFLELFPTPAVFRNMTMEEQDAFLGYDRKRLKPVLAAIELGNLILTCPHDILGHAYSSNEVGQFLMDEMAGQTQESVEVLCTDVHNEIIARRCLFKGGQAECMLYPDQIFRYVLHWNSFGLIMVHNHPSGDPEPSRQDLSFMRRLERGCQLLGLHLLDCLVIGSQDYYSWRESQEAHAAFNDQIAN; encoded by the coding sequence ATGACTGAAAAAACTTGTCAGCAGCGCTATGTGGCATTAGTTAACATGGTTTTTGATCAGGAAGGAGACCTTGCCAATCATTTTTTAGAACTTTTTCCCACGCCAGCTGTTTTTCGCAATATGACGATGGAAGAACAGGATGCTTTTTTGGGATATGATCGCAAACGTCTCAAACCGGTTTTGGCAGCAATTGAGCTGGGAAATCTGATTTTAACCTGCCCGCATGATATCTTAGGTCACGCCTACTCCAGCAATGAGGTTGGCCAGTTTTTAATGGATGAGATGGCTGGACAGACGCAAGAGTCAGTCGAAGTGCTTTGTACGGATGTGCACAACGAGATCATAGCACGACGCTGTCTGTTTAAAGGGGGGCAAGCGGAATGTATGCTTTATCCGGATCAAATTTTTCGCTACGTGCTGCATTGGAATTCATTTGGTCTGATTATGGTTCACAATCATCCTTCAGGCGATCCTGAGCCATCCAGACAGGACCTGAGCTTTATGCGACGGTTGGAACGGGGCTGTCAGCTGCTGGGGCTGCATCTGTTGGACTGTCTTGTGATCGGCAGTCAGGATTATTACAGCTGGCGTGAAAGTCAAGAGGCTCATGCGGCATTTAATGACCAAATTGCGAATTGA